A window of the Natronospira proteinivora genome harbors these coding sequences:
- the rnt gene encoding ribonuclease T encodes MTDHQHLEFEPPRIANRFRSFLPVVVDVETGGFNPATDALLEIAAVLIRMDEDGRLHRGETFRYHVAPFEGANIEQAALDVTGIDPDHPLRPAMKENDALGRLFKPIRAEIKETGCTRAILVGHNSWFDLQFLNAAVERAGIKRNPFHPFSSFDTATLGGVAFGQTVLQRAARAAGMSWDEKAAHSAAYDAEQTAELFCDIVNRFQAVYEAAVTND; translated from the coding sequence ATGACGGATCATCAACATCTGGAATTTGAACCACCCAGAATCGCCAATCGCTTTCGCAGCTTTCTGCCTGTGGTGGTGGATGTGGAAACCGGCGGCTTCAACCCGGCCACCGATGCCCTGCTGGAGATTGCCGCCGTGCTGATCCGCATGGATGAAGACGGGCGTCTCCACCGGGGGGAAACCTTCCGCTATCATGTGGCGCCCTTTGAAGGGGCCAACATCGAACAGGCGGCCCTGGATGTCACCGGCATCGACCCGGACCATCCCCTGCGCCCTGCCATGAAGGAAAACGATGCCCTCGGGCGGCTATTCAAGCCCATTCGGGCGGAGATCAAGGAGACCGGCTGCACCCGGGCCATACTGGTGGGGCATAACAGCTGGTTTGATCTGCAATTTCTGAATGCCGCAGTGGAACGGGCCGGCATCAAGCGCAATCCTTTCCACCCCTTCTCCAGCTTCGACACCGCCACTTTGGGCGGCGTGGCCTTCGGCCAGACGGTGCTACAGCGGGCGGCCAGGGCGGCCGGCATGAGCTGGGACGAGAAGGCGGCCCATTCCGCCGCCTACGATGCCGAACAAACCGCCGAGCTGTTCTGTGACATCGTCAATCGTTTCCAGGCCGTCTACGAAGCAGCCGTAACCAATGACTGA
- the pyrC gene encoding dihydroorotase — protein sequence MDQLEITRPDDWHLHVRDGAALKAVVPETARIFRRAIIMPNLTPPVTTVAQAEAYRDRVLAASPAGSDFQPLMTLYLTDNTDEETVSAAAAHPDIHAFKLYPAGATTNSDAGVTDIRHIRGALDAMADHDIPLLVHGEVTRPDVDFFDREKRFIDETLTQVVEDFAPLRVVFEHITTREAVAFVESAPNRVAATITPQHLMENRNALFRGGLRPHHFCLPVLKREEDRQALLEAATSGSPQFFLGTDSAPHPKGAKESACGCAGIYSAHTALELYAEIFDAAGCLEQLEAFASHNGSDFYRLPRNRGRVRLERKEKPVPAELPLGEEIIVPFRAGESLAWTATPLESA from the coding sequence ATGGATCAGCTTGAAATCACCCGCCCGGACGATTGGCATCTGCATGTGCGAGACGGGGCCGCACTTAAGGCAGTGGTCCCCGAAACCGCGCGGATCTTTCGGCGGGCCATCATCATGCCCAACCTTACGCCCCCGGTGACCACGGTGGCCCAGGCCGAGGCCTACCGGGATCGAGTTCTGGCGGCAAGCCCGGCGGGGAGCGACTTCCAGCCGCTGATGACCCTGTACCTCACCGACAACACCGATGAAGAGACAGTGAGCGCGGCGGCGGCCCATCCGGACATTCACGCCTTCAAGCTGTATCCAGCCGGGGCCACCACCAACTCTGACGCCGGAGTCACCGATATTCGTCATATCCGGGGGGCTCTGGATGCCATGGCCGACCATGACATCCCCCTGCTGGTTCACGGGGAAGTGACCCGACCCGATGTGGACTTCTTCGATCGGGAAAAGCGGTTTATTGATGAGACCCTGACCCAGGTGGTGGAGGATTTTGCCCCCCTGCGGGTGGTGTTTGAACACATCACCACCCGGGAGGCAGTGGCCTTCGTGGAATCCGCCCCCAACCGGGTGGCGGCCACCATTACCCCCCAGCATCTGATGGAAAACCGCAACGCCCTGTTCCGGGGTGGATTGCGCCCTCATCATTTCTGCCTGCCCGTGCTCAAGCGGGAAGAGGATCGCCAGGCCTTGCTGGAAGCGGCCACCAGCGGCTCACCCCAATTCTTTCTGGGCACCGACAGCGCGCCGCATCCCAAGGGCGCCAAGGAATCGGCTTGTGGTTGCGCGGGTATCTACTCGGCCCATACGGCACTGGAGCTGTATGCGGAGATCTTTGATGCCGCCGGCTGCCTGGAGCAGCTGGAAGCCTTCGCCAGTCACAACGGTTCGGACTTCTACCGCCTGCCCCGCAACCGGGGACGGGTCCGCCTGGAGCGCAAGGAAAAGCCCGTGCCGGCGGAACTGCCCCTCGGCGAGGAAATCATCGTCCCCTTTCGTGCCGGCGAGAGCCTGGCCTGGACTGCCACCCCACTGGAATCAGCATGA